One genomic window of Corythoichthys intestinalis isolate RoL2023-P3 chromosome 18, ASM3026506v1, whole genome shotgun sequence includes the following:
- the LOC130906132 gene encoding histone H2AX, producing the protein MSGRGKTGKARAKAKTRSSRAGLQFPVGRVHRLLRKGNYAERVGAGAPVYLAAVLEYLTAEILELAGNAARDNKKTRIIPRHLQLAVRNDEELNKLLGGVTIAQGGVLPNIQAVLLPKKTGQAAPSGGKGGKKPSSQSQEY; encoded by the coding sequence ATGTCTGGAAGAGGAAAAACCGGCAAGGCTCGTGCAAAGGCCAAGACCCGAAGCTCCAGGGCTGGTCTCCAGTTCCCTGTCGGTCGAGTCCATCGTCTTCTGCGCAAAGGTAACTACGCCGAGCGTGTAGGCGCCGGGGCTCCAGTGTACCTAGCAGCCGTGTTGGAGTATCTCACCGCTGAAATCCTCGAGTTGGCCGGAAACGCCGCCCGGGATAACAAGAAGACTCGCATCATCCCTCGCCACCTTCAGCTAGCGGTTCGCAACGACGAGGAGCTAAACAAACTTCTCGGTGGGGTCACCATTGCCCAGGGTGGTGTCCTGCCCAACATCCAGGCCGTCTTGCTTCCCAAGAAAACTGGACAGGCTGCCCCGAGTGGCGGCAAGGGGGGAAAGAAGCCTTCTTCCCAATCCCAGGAATATTAG